The Chlamydia poikilotherma DNA segment TATATATTGAAGAAGCCATGGAGACTGGAAAATATTAAGAATAACAAACCTCAGGGTTCGTATCACAATAAAAGGAACAGCCTCTAGGCAGAGTAGAGCGATCAATGGACTAATATCAATGAAGCCAATACGAGGAATAAATTTTCTAAATAGAGCTAAATAGGGGTCTACGAACTTATATACGTATTGGTACCATTTTGTACTGTGACATTCAGGAACCCAAGAGGCAAGAATATACACCAAAATTAAAAAACTATAAACATTAATAGCTGCTTTCAAAAAATAAGATACCATTTCTTTTCCCTTTATAAACAATTAATATGTGTTTTTCTTGAAAAACAGCCATTTATTCTTTAAAATGGTTATCTTTATTTTTTAAGAACACCGTACTATGGATTTTAAACTCCCCATATACCACATCGGGGTAACCCAAGATGCAAATAATACTATTAAAATAGCAATTTTGCAGAAAACATGTA contains these protein-coding regions:
- a CDS encoding YggT family protein; its protein translation is MVSYFLKAAINVYSFLILVYILASWVPECHSTKWYQYVYKFVDPYLALFRKFIPRIGFIDISPLIALLCLEAVPFIVIRTLRFVILNIFQSPWLLQYI